The Candidatus Dechloromonas phosphoritropha genome includes a region encoding these proteins:
- a CDS encoding tetratricopeptide repeat protein, which yields MDALKRAEASKQQAARAAAGQAPPTAAGDMSLEPLAASVVGGTSLPELAAHIDALDADLAATPPLRRPLPAPQPRTAPSSPEPEDINLAAARNAFAAKQQEPLSRRPMWLALGTLGLAMVGIAAYVLYQTQSLSSGSLTSPTGGPVAVAQSPVPPAAALPALPLNPPAAQANLAQISPSTAAAPPVVSRPAFSSRDQSAATMPPGEGRNAAPAIRLTRSRPEPDANVEAGYASLQGNRFDTARHDYERALKTDPNNVDTLLALAAIAQRQGRSADADRYRQRAIDADPRDPAAQAASLGSSASGDPLANESRLKTLLANQPESGPLNFALGNLYSRQNRWSEAQQVYFNAVAADPDNPDYLFNLAVSLDHLRQPKLAAQHYRLALDAAQRRPAAFDSDRVQLRLAELQP from the coding sequence ATGGACGCCCTGAAACGGGCTGAAGCCAGCAAACAGCAAGCCGCGCGGGCGGCGGCCGGGCAGGCGCCGCCGACGGCTGCCGGCGACATGAGCCTGGAGCCGCTGGCTGCTTCCGTCGTCGGCGGGACTTCGCTGCCCGAGCTCGCTGCGCACATTGATGCCCTCGACGCCGATCTCGCAGCAACTCCCCCGCTCCGGCGCCCTCTGCCAGCGCCGCAGCCGCGGACGGCACCCAGCAGCCCCGAGCCCGAAGACATCAACCTGGCCGCGGCGCGCAACGCCTTTGCCGCCAAGCAGCAGGAGCCGCTCTCGCGGCGCCCGATGTGGCTGGCGCTGGGCACGCTCGGGCTGGCGATGGTCGGCATCGCCGCCTACGTCCTGTATCAAACGCAATCGCTGAGCAGCGGTTCGCTGACGTCGCCTACGGGCGGGCCCGTCGCGGTCGCCCAGAGCCCTGTCCCACCTGCTGCTGCGCTGCCGGCCTTGCCGTTGAACCCACCGGCGGCACAAGCCAATTTGGCCCAGATTTCGCCGTCGACCGCAGCAGCCCCGCCTGTCGTATCGCGCCCGGCCTTTTCGTCCCGCGACCAATCCGCCGCAACCATGCCCCCCGGCGAGGGACGAAATGCCGCCCCGGCGATCCGCCTGACGCGCTCGCGACCCGAACCCGACGCCAACGTCGAAGCCGGCTACGCCAGCCTGCAGGGCAATCGCTTCGATACGGCTCGCCACGATTACGAACGCGCTCTGAAGACCGATCCCAACAATGTCGACACACTGCTGGCGCTGGCTGCCATCGCCCAACGCCAGGGGCGCTCCGCCGATGCCGACCGCTACCGGCAGCGCGCCATCGATGCCGATCCGCGCGATCCGGCGGCCCAGGCGGCCAGTCTCGGCAGCAGCGCGAGTGGCGACCCGCTGGCCAATGAGAGCCGCCTGAAAACGCTGCTCGCCAACCAGCCGGAATCCGGGCCGCTGAATTTTGCCCTGGGCAACCTCTATTCACGCCAGAACCGCTGGTCCGAGGCACAGCAGGTCTATTTCAATGCCGTGGCCGCCGATCCCGACAACCCGGACTATCTGTTCAATCTGGCGGTAAGTCTCGACCATCTGCGCCAGCCCAAGCTCGCTGCCCAGCACTACCGTCTGGCCCTCGACGCAGCACAGCGGCGCCCGGCTGCGTTTGACAGCGACCGGGTGCAGCTGCGCCTCGCCGAACTTCAGCCCTGA
- the mshL gene encoding pilus (MSHA type) biogenesis protein MshL has protein sequence MKYGFLSASLLSLLLAACQAPTPQQPLAGHLSSESTAPQGKGEIPAPVQQTLALPKPRAVPKSETYSVVVNNVQVRDLLFALARDAKVNVDIHSGITGTVSLNAINQTLPQLLTRISKQVDMRFELDGPNLAVMPDSPFLKHYKVDYVNMARTVTGTVSASTQINTSISGGGGSGGAPAGGGASGSSNISNTSILNSSKNLFWEQLEKNIKDILHETDKVFPEGSSETFIEQANTQTATGAAALPQGGGQRAAQAIASALQANPTPGSSSQATGNSVVRRSTFREAASVIMNPESGVITVRATSRQHEKIQEFIDRVTVSSHRQVLIEATIVEVALGDGYQQGINWSRIVTDGVIGKSFAITQASINSNVGSVANPFTLTFKNQKDTDTTINSLVNVLQSFGTAKVLSSPRLSVMNNQTALLKVVENYTYFFVKSDIVPASVVGAQPTTATTTTPQTVSVGLVMTVTPQVSGNGMVILNVRPSISSITELKADPNPELAKAGVQNLVPQISTREIESIMRVNSGEIAVLGGLMKDSIDWKTGRVPLAGQIPLIGELFNTRNNSATKSELVIFLRPVIIKDASLNGDFSGYRAQLPGDDFFAQTREAQPLNNFPDSSGQQ, from the coding sequence ATGAAATACGGTTTCCTCAGCGCATCCCTGCTGTCGCTGCTGCTTGCCGCCTGCCAGGCGCCGACGCCACAACAGCCGCTGGCCGGCCATCTCAGCAGCGAGAGCACCGCACCCCAAGGTAAAGGCGAGATTCCCGCTCCGGTGCAGCAGACGTTGGCCCTGCCCAAGCCACGCGCCGTGCCCAAGAGCGAAACCTACAGCGTCGTGGTCAACAACGTTCAGGTGCGTGATCTGCTCTTCGCGCTGGCACGCGACGCCAAGGTCAATGTCGACATCCACTCCGGCATCACCGGGACCGTTTCGCTGAACGCGATCAACCAGACGCTGCCGCAACTGCTGACCCGCATCTCCAAGCAGGTCGACATGCGCTTCGAACTGGACGGGCCGAATCTCGCGGTGATGCCGGACTCGCCGTTCCTGAAACATTACAAGGTCGATTACGTCAATATGGCGCGGACCGTGACCGGCACCGTATCAGCCAGTACCCAGATCAACACCAGCATCTCGGGCGGCGGCGGTTCGGGTGGCGCGCCTGCGGGCGGCGGCGCCAGCGGCTCCAGCAACATCTCGAACACATCGATCCTGAACAGTTCGAAAAACCTGTTCTGGGAACAGCTCGAAAAGAACATCAAGGACATCCTGCACGAAACCGACAAGGTCTTCCCCGAGGGATCGAGCGAGACCTTCATCGAGCAGGCCAATACCCAGACCGCGACCGGGGCTGCCGCATTGCCGCAAGGCGGCGGGCAGCGCGCAGCGCAAGCGATCGCCAGCGCGCTGCAGGCCAATCCGACGCCGGGCTCTTCGAGTCAGGCCACGGGCAATTCGGTCGTGCGCCGCAGCACCTTCCGCGAAGCTGCCTCGGTCATCATGAACCCCGAGAGCGGAGTGATCACGGTGCGCGCGACCTCACGCCAGCATGAAAAGATCCAGGAATTCATCGACCGAGTTACGGTTTCTTCTCACCGACAGGTGCTAATTGAGGCAACGATTGTCGAAGTGGCGCTAGGAGACGGTTACCAGCAGGGCATCAATTGGAGTCGCATAGTGACGGATGGTGTGATTGGCAAGAGCTTCGCAATTACACAAGCCAGCATTAACTCGAATGTAGGAAGCGTAGCAAATCCTTTCACACTGACATTCAAGAACCAAAAAGACACAGATACCACTATCAATAGCCTCGTTAATGTCTTGCAGTCATTTGGTACGGCAAAGGTTCTGTCCAGCCCCCGCCTTTCGGTGATGAACAATCAGACGGCATTGCTCAAGGTCGTCGAAAACTATACCTATTTCTTCGTCAAATCGGACATTGTTCCGGCAAGCGTTGTCGGCGCCCAACCCACGACCGCCACGACCACCACGCCGCAAACGGTATCGGTCGGCCTCGTCATGACCGTGACGCCGCAAGTTAGCGGGAATGGCATGGTCATACTCAACGTGCGGCCGAGCATATCGAGCATTACCGAACTCAAGGCTGATCCCAACCCCGAGCTTGCAAAGGCCGGGGTACAAAATCTGGTGCCACAGATCAGTACCCGGGAAATCGAATCGATCATGCGCGTCAACAGCGGCGAGATTGCCGTCCTCGGCGGCCTCATGAAAGACAGCATCGACTGGAAAACTGGCCGAGTGCCACTGGCCGGCCAGATCCCGCTGATCGGCGAACTGTTCAACACGCGCAACAACTCCGCAACCAAGTCAGAACTGGTCATCTTCCTGCGTCCGGTAATCATCAAGGATGCAAGCCTGAACGGCGATTTTTCCGGTTATCGCGCGCAGCTTCCCGGCGACGACTTTTTCGCCCAGACGCGCGAAGCGCAGCCCTTGAACAACTTTCCCGACTCCTCCGGGCAGCAATGA
- a CDS encoding AAA family ATPase has protein sequence MSLYLEHFGLREPPFRITPHTDFFFTGANRGPTLDALIYAITQDEGIVKVTGEVGSGKTMLCRMLLERLPDDVESLYLANPSLSRHEILGAIADELGIPADGKTTHSMIRTLQDALVERYAAGKRVVIMIDEAHAMPAESLEEIRLLSNLESKATKLLQIALFAQPELDERLAANDMRQLRERITQHFNLAPLKAGEVGSYIEFRLRAAGYRGPNPFTARAIDQITKISEGLSRRINILADKALLAAYSGGAHQVDVAEVKTAAQDARFAPIKKEAGGKLVPALKIAIALLMTLAVAALAYALWPRSPAGSPAAAQPPAEPAPAAAPVAAPTAAAATKANVKAADRPVADSSTLIARHTALYADWLATAPDDHYFIQLTTRSANHTEDIERFLARAGQWLEPAELRVYVVGTAENGQIGVIYGDYPTRAAAWDATRAFPEEVRRMRPYPRPVSALQR, from the coding sequence ATGAGCCTCTATCTTGAGCATTTCGGCCTGCGCGAACCGCCTTTCCGCATCACTCCACATACCGATTTCTTCTTCACCGGCGCCAACCGCGGCCCGACGCTCGACGCGCTGATCTACGCCATCACCCAGGACGAAGGCATCGTCAAGGTCACCGGCGAAGTCGGCAGCGGCAAGACGATGCTCTGCAGGATGCTGCTCGAGCGCCTGCCGGACGATGTCGAATCGCTCTACCTGGCCAACCCGTCGCTGTCGCGCCACGAAATTCTCGGCGCCATCGCCGACGAACTGGGCATCCCGGCCGACGGCAAGACCACGCATTCGATGATCCGCACACTGCAGGACGCGCTGGTCGAACGCTACGCCGCCGGCAAGCGGGTCGTCATCATGATCGACGAGGCGCATGCCATGCCGGCCGAGTCACTGGAGGAAATCCGGCTGCTCTCCAACCTCGAGTCAAAAGCCACCAAGCTGCTGCAGATCGCCCTCTTCGCCCAGCCCGAACTCGACGAGCGACTGGCAGCCAACGACATGCGCCAGTTACGCGAACGCATCACCCAGCACTTCAACCTGGCGCCGCTCAAGGCCGGCGAAGTGGGCAGCTATATCGAGTTCCGCCTGCGCGCCGCCGGCTACCGTGGACCCAACCCGTTCACGGCCCGCGCGATCGACCAGATAACGAAAATCTCCGAGGGACTTTCCCGGCGCATCAACATTCTGGCCGACAAGGCGCTGCTCGCCGCCTATTCCGGGGGAGCGCACCAGGTCGATGTGGCCGAGGTCAAAACTGCCGCGCAGGATGCCCGGTTTGCGCCGATTAAGAAGGAGGCCGGCGGCAAGCTGGTGCCGGCCCTCAAGATCGCGATTGCACTGCTGATGACGCTGGCCGTGGCCGCCCTCGCCTATGCCCTGTGGCCGAGATCGCCAGCCGGCAGCCCAGCGGCGGCACAGCCGCCGGCGGAACCGGCGCCAGCGGCGGCGCCCGTTGCGGCACCAACCGCAGCCGCGGCCACCAAGGCAAACGTGAAGGCTGCAGATCGTCCAGTTGCCGACAGCTCCACCCTGATTGCCCGGCACACGGCTCTCTATGCTGACTGGCTCGCTACCGCTCCTGACGACCACTACTTCATCCAGTTGACCACCAGAAGCGCAAACCATACCGAAGATATCGAGAGGTTTTTGGCCCGCGCCGGCCAGTGGCTCGAACCGGCGGAACTGCGGGTCTACGTGGTCGGCACGGCGGAGAACGGCCAGATCGGTGTCATCTACGGTGACTACCCGACACGGGCGGCCGCCTGGGATGCCACGCGCGCCTTTCCGGAGGAGGTACGCCGCATGCGTCCTTACCCGCGCCCGGTGAGCGCGTTACAACGATGA
- a CDS encoding ABC transporter ATP-binding protein, with translation MAEDILVDIRDLHFSYDGRPVLAGIDMKIPRGKVVAIMGGSGCGKTTLLRCIGGQLRPSGGMVRLGDQHVSQMSHAELYGLRRKMGMLFQFGALFTDMTVFENVAFPLREHTDLSEEMIRDLVLMKLEAVGLRGARALMPAELSGGMARRVALARAVALDPMLVMYDEPFAGLDPIALGVIGQLIRKLNDALGATSIMVTHDVHESLMIVDYIYFVSQGRIVAQGTPDEIRGSNDPFVHQFVHAEVAGPVHFDYPAPTIVRDFLGGRAHG, from the coding sequence TTGGCGGAAGACATTCTGGTCGATATCCGGGATCTTCATTTCAGCTATGACGGACGGCCCGTGCTGGCCGGGATCGACATGAAGATTCCGCGCGGCAAGGTGGTCGCCATCATGGGCGGTTCCGGCTGTGGCAAGACGACGCTGTTGCGCTGCATCGGGGGCCAGTTGCGGCCATCCGGCGGCATGGTTCGCCTCGGGGATCAGCACGTGTCGCAGATGTCGCATGCCGAACTCTACGGCCTGCGCCGCAAGATGGGAATGCTGTTCCAGTTCGGCGCCTTGTTTACCGACATGACGGTGTTCGAGAATGTCGCGTTTCCGTTGCGCGAGCATACCGACCTCTCGGAGGAGATGATCCGCGACCTGGTTCTGATGAAGCTGGAAGCCGTTGGCTTGCGCGGCGCGCGCGCGCTGATGCCGGCCGAACTGTCCGGGGGCATGGCGCGCCGCGTGGCGCTAGCCCGCGCGGTGGCGCTCGACCCGATGCTGGTGATGTACGACGAGCCGTTCGCCGGGCTCGATCCGATCGCGCTGGGCGTCATCGGCCAATTGATCCGCAAGCTGAACGACGCGCTCGGCGCGACCTCAATCATGGTGACGCACGACGTGCACGAGTCGCTGATGATTGTTGATTACATTTATTTCGTATCGCAGGGCAGGATCGTCGCCCAAGGGACGCCGGACGAAATCCGTGGCTCCAACGACCCATTCGTTCACCAGTTCGTCCATGCCGAAGTGGCGGGACCGGTGCATTTCGACTATCCGGCGCCGACAATCGTGCGCGATTTCCTGGGCGGTCGCGCACATGGCTGA
- the tadA gene encoding Flp pilus assembly complex ATPase component TadA: MNDSAGQHRPLGQILMTKGILSEDQLRIALLEQMKSNQPIGKLLISLGFVSETTLREALSESLGRQSIDLSNAIVDPQALKLVPRDIATRHHLLPLDFDAANHRLTVAIADIDNIVGLDRVRALLPENVEIDPLIAGESEIDHAIDQYYGYELSIDGILQEIETGEIDWRSLSATDDEYSQPVVRLIDSILTDAVKRDVSDIHFEPEANFLRIRYRIDGMLRQIRALHKSYWPAMTVRIKVLSGMNIAEMRAPQDGRIGLTVSGRQVDFRVACQPTIHGENIVLRVLDRQKGIVPLENLGLAEEHLYRLKLMIARPEGIILVTGPTGSGKTTTLYSVLNHINSESIHIMTLEDPVEYPMALVRQTSVAETAKLDFANGIRSMMRQDPDVILVGEIRDADTADMAFRAAMTGHQVYSTLHTNSAVGTIPRLLDIGVLPDIMAGNIIGIVAQRLIRRLCDHCKSPYYAETHEMQLVGSPAGGSRPVLFRPTGCERCDYQGYRGRIAIMELLRIDSGIDELIARRATTNEIRVRALEQGFITLADDGMRRVLNGTTSLEELGRVIDLTDRM, encoded by the coding sequence ATGAACGATTCCGCAGGACAGCACCGCCCGCTGGGCCAGATCCTCATGACCAAGGGCATCCTGTCCGAGGATCAGCTGCGCATCGCGCTGCTGGAGCAGATGAAGTCCAACCAGCCGATCGGCAAGCTACTGATTTCTCTCGGGTTTGTCTCGGAGACAACACTGCGTGAGGCGCTTTCCGAGAGTCTGGGCCGCCAGAGCATCGATCTCTCGAACGCCATTGTCGACCCGCAGGCACTAAAGCTGGTGCCGCGCGACATCGCCACGCGCCACCACCTGCTGCCGCTCGATTTCGACGCCGCCAACCACCGGCTCACGGTGGCGATCGCCGACATCGACAACATCGTCGGCCTCGACCGGGTGCGCGCGCTGCTTCCCGAGAACGTCGAGATCGATCCGCTGATCGCCGGCGAATCAGAAATCGACCACGCCATCGACCAGTATTACGGTTACGAGCTGTCGATCGACGGCATCCTGCAGGAAATCGAGACCGGTGAGATCGACTGGAGAAGTCTTTCGGCCACCGATGACGAGTACAGCCAGCCGGTCGTTCGCCTGATCGATTCGATCCTCACCGATGCCGTCAAGCGCGACGTGTCGGACATTCACTTCGAGCCGGAAGCCAACTTCCTGCGCATCCGCTACCGCATCGACGGCATGCTGCGTCAGATCCGCGCGCTGCACAAATCATATTGGCCGGCGATGACCGTGCGCATCAAGGTGCTGAGCGGCATGAACATCGCTGAAATGCGCGCGCCGCAGGATGGTCGCATCGGGCTGACCGTGTCCGGACGCCAGGTCGATTTCCGCGTCGCCTGCCAGCCAACCATCCACGGCGAAAACATCGTGCTGCGCGTCCTCGACCGCCAGAAGGGCATCGTGCCGCTGGAGAATCTCGGCCTCGCCGAGGAACATCTGTACCGGCTGAAACTGATGATCGCCCGTCCCGAGGGGATCATCCTGGTCACCGGCCCGACCGGCAGCGGCAAGACGACAACGCTTTACTCGGTGCTCAACCACATCAACTCCGAGAGCATCCACATCATGACCCTCGAAGACCCGGTCGAGTACCCGATGGCGCTGGTGCGCCAGACCTCGGTCGCGGAAACCGCCAAGCTCGATTTCGCCAACGGCATCCGCTCGATGATGCGCCAGGATCCGGACGTCATTCTGGTCGGTGAAATCCGTGACGCCGATACCGCCGACATGGCTTTCCGCGCGGCGATGACCGGGCACCAGGTCTATTCGACCCTGCACACCAATTCCGCCGTCGGCACCATCCCGCGCCTGCTCGACATCGGCGTCCTGCCCGACATCATGGCCGGCAACATCATCGGCATCGTCGCCCAGCGCCTGATCCGTCGCCTCTGCGACCACTGCAAGTCGCCTTATTATGCCGAGACCCACGAGATGCAACTAGTCGGGTCGCCGGCTGGCGGCTCGCGCCCGGTTCTGTTCCGCCCAACCGGTTGCGAGCGCTGCGACTACCAAGGCTATCGCGGACGCATCGCGATCATGGAGCTGTTGCGCATCGATTCCGGAATCGACGAACTGATCGCCCGCCGCGCCACCACCAACGAAATCCGCGTCCGCGCGCTCGAGCAGGGCTTCATCACGCTGGCCGACGATGGCATGCGCCGGGTCCTCAACGGCACCACGTCGCTTGAGGAACTCGGGCGCGTCATCGACCTCACCGACCGGATGTAG
- a CDS encoding sigma-54-dependent Fis family transcriptional regulator: MHETFPQSYAKTLSNKPLLLIVDDDPLISDALSHAFAATFDVVTSHARPHCLALLHQLRQTPQVALVDLGLPPQPHRPDEGFALIGELLAHAPDMKIIVLSGQNGEDNARHARTLGAVEFVGKPCDPGHLLTLLRQALAFSGGGSASGDPAGLIGDSLPMQRLRLQLAQYANLSFPVLIEGESGSGKDVVASRCLHQLTERQNQPFLALNCAAISPSLLEPTLFGHARGAFTGAATAKAGYFEEAGEGTLFLDEIGELPADLQPKLLRVLENGEYQRVGETQTRTAKARIVAATNRDLRQEIKAGRFRADLYHRLSVFTISVPPLRDMGRDRLLLLDHFRKLYAAQAQCQPFSLDSAAEALWLAYSFPGNVRELRNIVIRLTARHPGQTVTSDQVLNEFDTSDEVDRNTIGKVAENNHEQRLQAATRHLQTATGIDLDATLAAWERSYIEAALELCAGNVSRAARRLGINRSTLYNRMENWHRS; the protein is encoded by the coding sequence TTGCACGAGACATTCCCGCAAAGTTATGCCAAAACCTTGTCAAACAAGCCCCTGCTCCTCATCGTCGATGACGACCCGCTGATCAGCGATGCGCTGAGTCATGCCTTTGCAGCAACGTTCGACGTCGTCACCAGCCATGCCCGCCCGCATTGTCTGGCCCTGCTCCACCAGTTGCGCCAGACGCCGCAGGTGGCACTGGTCGACCTCGGCCTGCCGCCGCAGCCGCACCGCCCGGACGAGGGCTTCGCGCTGATCGGCGAACTGCTGGCGCATGCGCCGGACATGAAGATCATCGTTCTCTCTGGCCAGAATGGCGAGGACAACGCCCGTCATGCACGCACGCTGGGCGCCGTCGAATTCGTCGGCAAACCCTGCGACCCCGGCCACCTGCTGACCCTGCTGCGCCAGGCGCTGGCCTTTTCCGGTGGCGGATCGGCGTCCGGCGACCCCGCCGGGCTGATCGGCGACAGCCTGCCGATGCAGCGCCTGCGCCTGCAACTCGCGCAATACGCCAACCTCAGCTTCCCGGTGCTGATCGAGGGTGAATCGGGCAGCGGCAAGGACGTCGTCGCCAGCCGCTGCCTGCACCAACTTACGGAACGGCAGAACCAGCCGTTTCTCGCACTCAATTGCGCGGCGATCTCGCCCAGCCTGCTCGAACCGACGCTTTTCGGCCACGCGCGCGGCGCCTTTACCGGCGCGGCGACCGCCAAGGCCGGCTATTTCGAAGAGGCCGGCGAAGGCACGCTGTTTCTCGACGAGATCGGCGAGTTGCCTGCCGACCTCCAGCCCAAGCTGCTGCGCGTTCTGGAAAACGGCGAGTACCAGCGCGTCGGCGAAACCCAGACGCGAACCGCGAAAGCGCGCATCGTCGCCGCAACCAATCGCGACCTGCGCCAGGAAATCAAGGCCGGCCGCTTTCGCGCCGACCTCTACCACCGGCTTTCAGTATTTACAATCAGCGTTCCGCCGCTGCGCGACATGGGCCGTGATCGCCTGCTGCTGCTCGACCATTTCCGCAAGCTGTATGCCGCTCAGGCCCAATGTCAGCCATTCAGCCTCGATTCCGCCGCCGAAGCGCTGTGGCTCGCTTACAGCTTCCCCGGCAACGTCCGCGAATTGCGCAACATCGTCATCCGCCTGACCGCCCGCCATCCCGGCCAGACAGTCACATCTGACCAGGTGCTGAACGAATTTGACACTTCCGACGAGGTTGACCGCAACACTATCGGCAAGGTGGCCGAAAACAACCACGAACAGCGCCTGCAGGCGGCGACCCGGCATCTGCAGACGGCCACCGGCATCGACCTCGACGCGACGCTCGCCGCCTGGGAACGCAGCTACATCGAAGCCGCCCTCGAACTGTGCGCCGGCAACGTCAGTCGTGCCGCGCGCCGCCTCGGGATCAACCGCAGCACCCTCTACAACCGCATGGAAAACTGGCATCGTTCATGA
- the mlaE gene encoding lipid asymmetry maintenance ABC transporter permease subunit MlaE produces the protein MAESASSIRKLGHVVVDRIWRLGFAARFFVAVLRYSGPSFRRLPLTLREIYFSGVLSLLIITVSGLFVGLVLGLQGYETLQRYGSTEALGVLVALSLTRELGPVVAALLFASRAGSSITAEIGLMKTTEQLKAMDIMAVNPIARVVAPRFWGGVISMPLLAALFSAMGVLGGWLIGVVFIGVDDGAFWSQMQAGVDFRYDIWNGVIKSFVFGIAVSVIAVFEGYDSVPTAEGVSRAITRTVVTSALAILALDFVLTSFMFRGAS, from the coding sequence ATGGCTGAGTCAGCGTCGTCAATCAGAAAGCTGGGCCACGTCGTGGTCGACCGCATCTGGCGCCTGGGCTTCGCGGCGCGTTTCTTCGTTGCCGTGCTGCGCTACTCGGGCCCGTCATTCCGGCGTCTGCCACTGACCCTGCGCGAAATCTATTTCAGCGGCGTGCTGTCGCTGCTGATCATCACGGTTTCCGGACTTTTCGTCGGGTTGGTGCTTGGTCTGCAGGGCTACGAAACGCTTCAGCGCTACGGGTCGACCGAAGCGCTCGGCGTGCTGGTTGCCCTGTCGCTGACCCGCGAACTGGGGCCGGTGGTGGCGGCACTGCTTTTCGCCTCACGTGCCGGCTCGTCGATCACTGCGGAAATCGGCCTGATGAAGACCACCGAGCAGTTGAAGGCGATGGACATCATGGCAGTCAACCCGATCGCCCGCGTCGTTGCCCCGCGCTTCTGGGGCGGCGTCATTTCGATGCCGCTGCTGGCCGCTTTGTTTTCGGCGATGGGCGTGCTCGGCGGCTGGCTGATCGGCGTCGTTTTCATCGGTGTCGATGACGGTGCCTTCTGGTCGCAGATGCAAGCAGGCGTCGATTTTCGTTACGACATCTGGAATGGTGTCATCAAGAGTTTTGTTTTCGGCATCGCGGTTTCCGTGATCGCCGTATTCGAGGGCTACGATTCCGTACCAACGGCAGAAGGGGTATCGCGCGCGATTACGCGCACCGTGGTGACCTCCGCGCTGGCCATACTGGCACTGGATTTCGTTCTGACTTCGTTCATGTTCCGGGGAGCTTCATGA
- a CDS encoding type II secretion system F family protein, which translates to MLFDYKAVSIEGRMVFGRIDAINLTDLEMRLKRMDLDLVTGRPIDHHGMFGSRKIPRPELINFCFHLDQLARAGVPILEGLADLRDSIENPRFREVIAGLIEGIEGGQTLSQAMADHPTIFSKVFVSLIRAGEASGELAEVLSSLSESLKWEDELASHTKKLLMYPAFVGTIVLSATFFLMIYMVPQLKQFVKNMGQALPPQTQLLFFVSDLLVGYWWLFLSIPVLAVVAAQLVLRSNPIARLRLDGMKLTLPIFGPILKKIILSRFANTFAMLYAAGIPILDSIRTTQDIVGNRVVRKALVRVEQSIREGQNVASAFHDAGLFPPLVVRMLRVGENTGALDKSLRNVSYFYNRDVKESVEKAQTLIEPMLTLFMGALLGWIMLSVLGPVYDVISKIKT; encoded by the coding sequence ATGCTATTCGACTACAAGGCCGTCAGCATCGAAGGGCGCATGGTCTTCGGACGAATCGATGCCATCAACCTCACCGATCTGGAAATGCGCCTCAAGCGCATGGACCTCGATCTGGTTACCGGCCGGCCGATCGACCACCACGGAATGTTTGGCAGCCGGAAGATTCCACGCCCCGAACTGATCAACTTCTGCTTCCATCTGGACCAGCTCGCGCGCGCCGGCGTGCCGATCCTCGAAGGCCTTGCCGATCTGCGCGACTCGATCGAAAATCCGCGCTTTCGTGAAGTCATCGCCGGGCTGATTGAGGGAATCGAAGGTGGGCAAACGCTGTCGCAGGCGATGGCCGACCATCCCACCATATTCAGCAAGGTCTTCGTCAGCCTGATCCGTGCCGGTGAAGCCAGCGGCGAGCTGGCCGAGGTGTTGAGCAGCCTCAGCGAATCGCTCAAGTGGGAAGACGAACTGGCGTCACATACCAAGAAGTTGCTGATGTACCCGGCGTTTGTCGGCACCATTGTCCTCAGCGCCACCTTCTTCCTGATGATCTACATGGTGCCGCAGCTCAAGCAGTTCGTCAAAAACATGGGCCAGGCCCTGCCGCCGCAGACGCAGCTTCTTTTCTTCGTCTCCGACCTGCTGGTCGGCTACTGGTGGCTTTTCCTGAGCATACCGGTGCTGGCCGTCGTCGCCGCGCAACTGGTCCTGCGCAGCAATCCCATCGCCCGTCTGCGGCTCGACGGAATGAAGCTGACCTTGCCCATCTTCGGGCCCATTCTGAAAAAGATCATCCTCTCGCGCTTCGCCAACACTTTCGCCATGCTCTACGCAGCCGGCATCCCGATCCTGGATTCGATTCGCACGACCCAGGACATTGTCGGCAACCGGGTCGTCCGCAAGGCCCTGGTCAGGGTCGAACAGTCGATCCGCGAGGGCCAGAATGTCGCCAGCGCCTTCCATGATGCCGGACTGTTCCCGCCGCTCGTCGTGCGCATGCTGCGGGTCGGTGAGAATACCGGGGCCCTCGACAAGTCGCTGCGCAACGTCAGCTACTTCTACAATCGCGACGTCAAGGAATCGGTCGAAAAGGCTCAGACCCTGATCGAACCGATGCTGACCCTCTTCATGGGCGCCTTGCTGGGCTGGATCATGCTTTCGGTCCTCGGGCCGGTCTACGACGTCATCAGCAAGATCAAGACGTGA